TCGTAAACGGCCAGGTCCACGATCATCTGGTGGATGTCCTGGACGTCTGCACGGGTGGCTTCTCTGATGCGGCTCATGGATTTCAGCTTAGCCGGGCCACCGGACCACTCAGAGTCGATTCACGTCCACGACCTTGATCACGGCGCTGCCGGCCTCGTCCGAGGCCGCCAGGTCCACCACCGCGGAGATGCCCCAGTCATGGTTCCCCGCCGGATCGGCGAAGATCTGCCGGACGTCCCAGCGATCCCGATGCTCCGTGATGAGAAGCAGCTGGGGTCCGCGGGCGTCGGCGCCCGTGCTGATGTCGTCGTGCTCGTCGAAGTAGTCGTCCAGCACGTCCTCCCAGCGGTCCGAGTGCCAGCCGGCGTCGCCGTCGAGCTCCGCCAGAGCGCGCGAGTCCTCGTCCGCGAACAGCTCCACGCGGCGGAACATCTCATTGCGGACCATGACCCGGAACGCGCGCACATTGTCGGTCAGACGGGGCGGCGCGGGCGGCAGCAGGGGATCCTCGGTGTGATCGTGGGGGTTGCTCAGCTCCTCCCACTCGTCCAGGAGGCTGGAATCGACCTGCCGCACCAGCTCGCCGAGCCAGGCGATCAGGTCTTCGAGGTCCTCCCGCAGGGCGTCGGCGGGGACCGTCTGCCGCAGCGCCTTGATGGCATCGCTGAGGTACCGCAGCACGATGCCCTCGCTGCGTGCGAGACCGTAGAACTGTACGAATTCACCGAAGCTCATGGCGCGTTCGTACATGTCGCGGACCACCGACTTCGGAGTCAGCTCGAAGTCACCGACCCAGGGGGCCGCCCGGCGGTAGGTGTCGAAGGCCTCGAGCAGCAACTCCGCCAGGGGCTGGGGGTAGCTGACCTCCTCGAGAGCCTTCATCCGCTGCTCGTACTCGAGCCCCTCCGCCTTCATGGCCGCGACCGCGTCCGTCTTCGCCTTCTTCAGCTGGGCCGCGAGGATCTGGCGGGGCTTGTCGAGCGTGGACTCGATCACCGAGACGACGTCCAGGGCGTACGACGGCGACTCCGGGTCCAGGAGGTCCAGTGCGGCCAGCGCGAAGGGGGAGAGCGGCTGGTTGAGGGCGAAGTTGTCCTGCAGATGGACCGTGAGGCGCACGGTGCGCCCATCCGGTCCGCGTTCGGCCTCCGGGATCCGCTCGACGACATCGGCGGTCAGCAGTTCGCGGTAGATGCCGAGCGACTTCCGCATCAGCTCCAGCTGGCGGCCGCGGGGCTCGTGGTTCGACTCCAGGAGGTGGCGCGTGGCCGTGAACGGGTCGCCCGGACGTTCCAGCAGGTTCAGCAGCATGGCGTGGGTGATGGTGAAGCTGGAGGAGAGGGGCTCCGGGACGGAAGCGACCAGGCGCTGGAAGGTCGGCTCGCCCCAGGAGACGAAGCCCTCCGGCGGCTTCTTCTTGACCACCTGGCGGAGCTTCTTCTGGTCATCGCCGAATTTCGCCACGGCCTTGGCCATCGCCTTGGCGTTCTCGACCGTGTGCTCCGGCGCCTGGACCACCACCGTCCCGGCGGTGTCGAAGCCGGCGCGGCCCGCGCGCCCCGCGATCTGATGGAACTCGCGCGCATTGAGCAGGCGGGTGCGAACGCCGTCGAACTTGCTGAGCGCCGTGAGCACCACGGTGCGGATGGGCACGTTGATGCCGACGCCGAGCGTGTCCGTGCCGCAGATGACCTTGAGCAGACCCGCCTGGGCGAGCTGCTCCACGAGGCGGCGGTACTTGGGCAGCATGCCGGCGTGGTGCACGCCGATCCCATGCCGGACCAGCCGGTTCAGGGTCTTGCCGAAGCCTGCGGAGAAACGGAAACCGGCGATGAGTTCGGCGATCCTGTCCTTCTCCTCGCGGGTGCACATGTTGACGCTCATGAGGCTCTGCGCGCGTTCAATGGCCTCCAGCTGGCTGAAGTGCACCACGTAGACCGGGACCTGACGGGTTTCCAGCAGCTCTTCCAGGGTTTCGGCCATGGGTTTCATGCCGTAGTAGAAGTGCAGCGGGATGGGCCGCTCGGCGGAGCTCACGGTCACCGAGGCGCGCCCGGTGAGTTCGGTGAGGCCCTTCTCGAACCGGGTGACGTCGCCGAGGGTGGCGGACATGAGGAGGAACTGCGCCTGCGGCAGTTCCAGGAGCGGCACCTGCCAGGCCCAGCCCCGCTGGGGATCCGAGTAGAAGTGGAATTCGTCCATGATGACGGCGCCCAGCTCTGCCTCGGCGCCTTCGCGGAGCGCGACGTTGGCCAGGATCTCGGCCGTGCAGCAGATGATGGGCGCGTCGGCGTTCACGGAGGAGTCGCCCGTGACCATGCCGACGTTCTCGGCGCCGAAGATGTCGCAGAGCGCGAAGAACTTCTCGGAGACCAGGGCCTTGATCGGAGCGGTGTAGTAGCTGCGTTCGCCACGGGACATCGCGTAGAAGTGCGCGGCGATGGCGACCATCGACTTGCCGGAGCCTGTGGGAGTGGCGAGGATGACGTTCGCGCCGCCAGCGAGCTCCATGGCGGCTTCATCCTGCGCGGGATACAGGGACAGCCCCCGGGATTCGACCCACTCGACGAAGGCCGTGTACGCGTCGTCATCGTTCAGGCGGCCGGTGGAGGGGAGACTGTCAAGGAGCTTCACTGTCCCAGCCTAGCGGGCGAGGGGCCCCGCCCGACGCGGAGCGAGGGTGGGGAGCCCGGCTAGGCGCTAGCGGGCGAGGGTGGGGAGCCTCGTCGTCGTTGTGTGCTCAGTTGTTGCGGGTGTCGTGCGCCCACACCCGCAACAACTGAGCACACAACAGGTGGGGTACTCTCGCACTGAGAGTTGCCTCACGCCGGTCCGGCGTGCTCTTCGGCGAAGGAGAAGCGATGCACCCGACCGTGGAATGGGACCCCGCGACGTATGTGAAATTCGGCGACTACCGGGACCGCCCCTTCTTCGACCTCACGCAGAGGATCCACGCCGAGTCGCCCCGGCTCGTGGTAGATCTCGGGTGTGGCCCCGGCAATCTCACCGCGACCCTCGCAGCACGCTGGCCGGAGGCGCAGGTGGTCGGAGTGGATTCCTCGCAGGCGATGCTGGACCGCGCCGCCGTCCACGCCGAACGGTTCCCCAACCTCCGGTTCGAGCTGGGTGACATCGCGACCTGGATGCCGGGCGACGCCGACGTCGTGGTCTCCAACGCCGCGCTGCAGTGGGTGCCCGGGCACGAGCGGCTGCTTCCCGTCTGGCTGGACGCCATGGCGGAGGGGTCCTGGTTCGCTTTTCAGGTGCCGGGCAACTTCGGGGCGCCGTCCCATGTGCTCATGCGTGAACTGGCCGACTCGCCGGCCTGGGCCGTGAAGCTCGCCGGTGTGCTGCGTCATCGCGACGCGGTGCTGGAACCGGCCGACTATCTGACCATCGCACTCGATGCCGGCTGGCAGGCCGACGCCTGGGAGACCAGCTACCAGCAACTGCTGCAGGGCCCCGACCCGGTGCTCGAATGGGTCCGCGGCACCGGCCTGCGCCCCGTGCTGAGCGCTCTTGACGCCTCTGACGCCGAAGCATTCGAGCGGGATTATGCGGTGATGCTCAACGAGGCGTACCCGGCCACTCCACACGGAACGGTGTTCCCGTTCCGGCGTCTGTTCACCGTCGCGCGCAAGGCTCCTGCCGGGGCTGTTCACGGGGCGGACGCATGAGCGCCTTTCCCGGCTCCTGGCGGCCGCGGGCCGACAGCTCCGTGCCGCTGTTCGAGCAGCTCCGCCTGAGGATCGTCCATCTGGTCGACGACGGCGGGCTGCCGCCCGGCCAGCGACTGCCCGCCGTGCGGGCGCTGGCCACGGAACTCGACGTCGCGCCCCACACGGTGGCGCGCGCCTACAAGGAACTGGAAGCGGCGGCGATCGTGGAGACGAGGGGCCGCAACGGCACCGTCGTCCTGCCGCGCGACGACCGTCAGAAGAGCCTGGGCGACGCCGCCTCGGCCTATGCCGAGGCGGCCCGCGCGAGTGGCGTCAGCCTCGCCGAGGCCGTGCGGCTCCTGACGGCCGCCTACCGCGACCAGGCCTGAGCTCACTCGCCCGGCGTCGCGCCCTCCTCGGCGGGGGTGTGTCCGCCGTGCGCATGCTCCGCGCGGAAGCGGGCCACATCGGGCCGGGCGCGCCATGGCTCGGGTCCCTCCAGAGGACGGAAGCCGACTCCGGCCGCCTTCAACCGTGCGAGATGGCCCGGGATCTCCGGGTCCCCGGTGAGCCGGGCGAGGAAGTCCTCGAAACCGGGTTTCCGGGTGGACCAGGCCACTTCCGCGAAGGCGCACAGCCGGGGGAACGCGTGGAAGTCGCGGATCCTCTGGTCCACCAGGTACTCGCTCCAGAGCTGGGCCTGGACTCCCGCCACCGCACCCCCGTGATCGCGCTCGAGGGCCGCGATTCGGTCCGGGACGGGGTCGAACCCGTGCACCTTGTCCAGCGGCAGCACCGGCCAGAAAGCGCTCGGTTCATCGGGATGGTCGCTTTCCCGGTAGTCCAGGTACGTGAACTCGTGCTGCGAGATCACCGTGCGATGGCCCTGTTCGAGGCTGAGCTCCACCGTGTCCACCCCCAGCCAGGCGTTGACGATCGCGCTCTGCGGCAGTGCCTCGCCGATCGCCTCGTGCCAGACACCCGTCTGCCGGCCATGGCCGGCCAGGTGATCCGCCAGGCGGCCGAGGAACCAGCCGTGCAGGGAGGCCACGGAGGCCAGGCCGAGCTCCCGGGCCCGCGCGACGATCTCCGGCGATTCCTCCCACCGGGTGTACGGCACTTCGTCCCCGCCCAGATGGATGGTGGGCGAAGGGAACACGGAGACCAGCTCATCGAGCACGGTCCGGTAGAAGTCCAGGGTCCGTTCGGAGGGGTCCAGGATGCAGTCGCTGACGCCCCAGCGGGTGCTCACCTCGACGTCGGGTTCGCCCACGCCGAGGAACGGGTACGCGGCGATCGCGGCGACGCTGTGCCCGGGGAGGTCGATCTCCGGGACGATCGTGATGCCCCGCTCCGCCGCATACGCGACCGCCTCGCGGAGCTGCGCCTGCGTGTAGAAGCCGCCGTGCGGGTGCCCGGCCATGAGGGCGTGTTCCAGAGCGGGGGTGTCGTAGGCGACGGGGGTGTCCCGGCGCCAGGAGGCGACCTCGGTGAGCCGGGGGAAGGCCTTGACCTCGAATCGCCACCCCTGATCGTCACTCAGATGCAGGTGCAGGACGTTGAGCTTGTGCGCGGCGAGCAGGTCGATGAACCGCAGGAGCTCGCTGAAGGGCATGAAGTGCCGCGCGACGTCGAGCAGGACACCGCGATGCGCGAAACGGGGCGCGTCCGTCAGCCGCAGGCGGGGGAGCGAGTGCACGGTGCGTCCATCCGCACGACGGCGGGCCGACCCCTGCGGGACGAAGGCCTCGGGACCGCTGAGCTGGCGGAGTGTCTGCCAGGCATGGCGCACGCCGTCCAGATCGGAGGCCTCCACGCGGATGAGCCCGTCGATCTCCAGCCGGTACGCGCCGGGGGCCAACGACGGGTCGGCGCTCACGAGCAGCAGGGCGTCCTCGGGGGCCGTATCGTGGAGCCGGACCCCGAGCCAGTCCTCCGCCTGGTGGCGCAGCAGGGCCCAGCCCGGATCGTCGCTGTCGACGTCCGTGGCGAAGGCCGGCTGGGAAGGAACCGGGAGGTGACCGGACAGGAGTTCCAGGGACTCCGGTGCCGGGACCAGCGGGGGAATGCGCATGGAGAACCTCTTCGCGAGTAGGGGTCTGTGTGGACACCAGCCTGCCACACGAGGCCGACATGGAAATTCGAACAGGTTTTCGATTAGCATGGCTAGGTGCCTCATGTCAGCGGTGAACAAGTCCTGTCTCCTGAACAGCTCAACCACAACCATGGCGCGGCCCGCCTGAACGGCGCCGGCTCGCATGGCCATGCCCCGTCGTCGCGCCTGGTGGTGAAGGGCGCCCGCGAGCACAATCTGCGCAACGTGGACCTGGATCTGCCCCGGGAAGCCATGATCGTCTTCACCGGCCTCTCCGGCTCCGGGAAGTCCTCGCTCGCCTTCGACACCATCTTCGCCGAGGGCCAGCGCCGTTACGTGGAATCACTGTCCGCCTACGCGCGCCAGTTCCTCGGCCAGGTGGACAAGCCCGACGTCGACTTCATCGAAGGCCTGTCGCCGGCCGTGTCGATCGACCAGAAGTCGACGAGCAAGAACCCCCGGTCCACGGTCGGCACGATCACCGAGATCTACGACTACATGCGTCTGCTCTGGGCGCGTGTCGGCCGTCCGCATTGCCCGATCTGTGGTGAAGAGGTGACCCGTCAGACTCCGCAGCAGATCGTCGATCAGCTGCTGGAGCTCCCCGAGGGCACTCGCTTCCAGGTGCTCGCGCCTGTGGTGCGCGGCCGCAAGGGTGAGTTCGTGGACCTGTTCAAGGAACTCGGAGCCAAGGGCTTCGCCCGGGCCCGGGTGGACGGCGAGCAGATCCAGTTGACGGACCCGCCCAAGCTGGGCAAGCAGTACAAGCACACCATCGAAGTGGTGGTGGACCGCCTGGTGGTCAAGGACGGCATCCGCCAGCGTCTCACCGATTCGGTGGAGACCGCCCTGGGTCTGGCCGAGGGCCGCGTGCTCGCGGACTTCGTGGACCTCGACGCCGAGGACCCGGGCCGGGTGCGCGCGTTCTCCGAGAACCTGGCGTGCCCGAATGAGCACCCGCTGGCGATCGACGAGATCGAGCCGCGGTCCTTCTCCTTCAACAACCCGTTCGGCGCCTGCCCCGAGTGCACGGGCATCGGGACCAAGCTCGAGGTGGACGAGGAGCTCGTGGTCCCCAACCCGGAGCTCAGCCTGAACGAAGGCGCCATCGCCCCGTGGTCCCTGGGCGCAGCCACGCAGGAGTACTGGAACCACCTGCTGTCGGGCCTCGCGGACGAGCTCGGCTTCTCGATGGACACGCCGTGGGAGAAGCTCGGCAAGGCCGTCCGCGAGACCGTGCTGCACGGCAAGGACCACAAGGTGGTGGTCCAGTACCGCAACCGTTTCGGCCGCGAACGCAAGTACAGCACCGGATTCGAAGGCGTGGTCCAGTACGTGCACCGCAAGCACGGTGAGACCGAGTCGGACTTCGCCCGTGACCGGTACGAGGAGTACATGCGGCAGATCCCGTGCCCGGCCTGCAACGGCGCACGGCTCAACCCGGCGTCGCTGTCCGTGCTGATCAACGGCAAGTCGATCGCGGCCGTCTGCGCCATGCCGATGCGGGACTGCGTCGAGTTCCTCGGCAGCCTCGAGCTGTCCCCGCGCGAGGCGCAGATCGCCGCTCAGGTGCTCAAGGAGATCCACGCCCGCCTGACCTTCCTGCTCGACGTCGGCCTGGACTACCTGAATCTGGAACGTCCCTCCGGGACCCTGTCCGGTGGTGAGGCCCAGCGCATCCGTCTGGCGACGCAGATCGGTTCCGGGCTGGTCGGCGTGCTGTACGTGCTGGACGAACCGTCCATCGGTCTGCACCAGAGGGACAACCGCCGGCTGATCGAGACCCTGACCCGCTTGCGCGGGCTGGGGAATACCTTGATCGTGGTCGAGCATGATGAGGACACCATTCGTGAGGCCGACTGGATCGTGGACATCGGCCCGGGCGCCGGCGAACACGGCGGCAAGGTCGTCCACTCGGGCACCTACAAGGAACTCCTGGCCAACACGGAGTCGCTCACAGGCGACTACCTCTCCGGCCGCAAGGGGATCGATGTGCCGGCCAAGCGCCGTCCGTACGACCGCAAGCGTGAGCTCGTGGTGGTGGGGGCCCGTGAGAACAACCTCAACAATGTCACGGCGCGCTTCCCTCTCGGTGTGCTCACCGCCGTGACCGGGGTGAGCGGCTCCGGCAAGTCCACGCTGGTCAACGAGATCCTGTACAAGGTGCTGGCCAACAAGCTCAACGGCGCGCGCCAGGTGGCCGGCCGCCACAAGACCGTGGAGGGCCTGGAGCACCTGGACAAGGTGGTCCATGTGGACCAGAGCCCGATCGGGCGCACCCCGCGGTCCAACCCCGCCACGTACACCGGCGTGTTCGACAACATCCGGAAGCTCTTCGCCGAGACTAACGAGGCGAAGGTCCGTGGGTATCTGCCGGGCCGTTTCTCCTTCAACGTCAAGGGCGGCCGCTGCGAGGCGTGCTCGGGTGATGGCACTCTGAAGATCGAGATGAACTTCCTCCCGGACGTCTACGTGCCCTGCGAGGTCTGCCATGGCGCCCGCTACAACCGGGAGACCCTGGAGGTCCACTACAAGGGCAAGACCATCGCGGACGTGCTCAACATGCCGATCGAGGAAGGGGCGGAGTTCTTCTCCGCCTTCACCCCGATCGCCCGGCACTTGAACACCCTGGTGGACGTCGGCCTCGGCTACGTCCGTCTGGGACAGCCGGCCACGACCCTGTCCGGTGGTGAGGCGCAGCGCGTCAA
Above is a window of Arthrobacter sp. Y-9 DNA encoding:
- a CDS encoding beta-N-acetylhexosaminidase → MRIPPLVPAPESLELLSGHLPVPSQPAFATDVDSDDPGWALLRHQAEDWLGVRLHDTAPEDALLLVSADPSLAPGAYRLEIDGLIRVEASDLDGVRHAWQTLRQLSGPEAFVPQGSARRRADGRTVHSLPRLRLTDAPRFAHRGVLLDVARHFMPFSELLRFIDLLAAHKLNVLHLHLSDDQGWRFEVKAFPRLTEVASWRRDTPVAYDTPALEHALMAGHPHGGFYTQAQLREAVAYAAERGITIVPEIDLPGHSVAAIAAYPFLGVGEPDVEVSTRWGVSDCILDPSERTLDFYRTVLDELVSVFPSPTIHLGGDEVPYTRWEESPEIVARARELGLASVASLHGWFLGRLADHLAGHGRQTGVWHEAIGEALPQSAIVNAWLGVDTVELSLEQGHRTVISQHEFTYLDYRESDHPDEPSAFWPVLPLDKVHGFDPVPDRIAALERDHGGAVAGVQAQLWSEYLVDQRIRDFHAFPRLCAFAEVAWSTRKPGFEDFLARLTGDPEIPGHLARLKAAGVGFRPLEGPEPWRARPDVARFRAEHAHGGHTPAEEGATPGE
- a CDS encoding trans-aconitate 2-methyltransferase — its product is MHPTVEWDPATYVKFGDYRDRPFFDLTQRIHAESPRLVVDLGCGPGNLTATLAARWPEAQVVGVDSSQAMLDRAAVHAERFPNLRFELGDIATWMPGDADVVVSNAALQWVPGHERLLPVWLDAMAEGSWFAFQVPGNFGAPSHVLMRELADSPAWAVKLAGVLRHRDAVLEPADYLTIALDAGWQADAWETSYQQLLQGPDPVLEWVRGTGLRPVLSALDASDAEAFERDYAVMLNEAYPATPHGTVFPFRRLFTVARKAPAGAVHGADA
- a CDS encoding DEAD/DEAH box helicase; its protein translation is MKLLDSLPSTGRLNDDDAYTAFVEWVESRGLSLYPAQDEAAMELAGGANVILATPTGSGKSMVAIAAHFYAMSRGERSYYTAPIKALVSEKFFALCDIFGAENVGMVTGDSSVNADAPIICCTAEILANVALREGAEAELGAVIMDEFHFYSDPQRGWAWQVPLLELPQAQFLLMSATLGDVTRFEKGLTELTGRASVTVSSAERPIPLHFYYGMKPMAETLEELLETRQVPVYVVHFSQLEAIERAQSLMSVNMCTREEKDRIAELIAGFRFSAGFGKTLNRLVRHGIGVHHAGMLPKYRRLVEQLAQAGLLKVICGTDTLGVGINVPIRTVVLTALSKFDGVRTRLLNAREFHQIAGRAGRAGFDTAGTVVVQAPEHTVENAKAMAKAVAKFGDDQKKLRQVVKKKPPEGFVSWGEPTFQRLVASVPEPLSSSFTITHAMLLNLLERPGDPFTATRHLLESNHEPRGRQLELMRKSLGIYRELLTADVVERIPEAERGPDGRTVRLTVHLQDNFALNQPLSPFALAALDLLDPESPSYALDVVSVIESTLDKPRQILAAQLKKAKTDAVAAMKAEGLEYEQRMKALEEVSYPQPLAELLLEAFDTYRRAAPWVGDFELTPKSVVRDMYERAMSFGEFVQFYGLARSEGIVLRYLSDAIKALRQTVPADALREDLEDLIAWLGELVRQVDSSLLDEWEELSNPHDHTEDPLLPPAPPRLTDNVRAFRVMVRNEMFRRVELFADEDSRALAELDGDAGWHSDRWEDVLDDYFDEHDDISTGADARGPQLLLITEHRDRWDVRQIFADPAGNHDWGISAVVDLAASDEAGSAVIKVVDVNRL
- the uvrA gene encoding excinuclease ABC subunit UvrA — protein: MNGAGSHGHAPSSRLVVKGAREHNLRNVDLDLPREAMIVFTGLSGSGKSSLAFDTIFAEGQRRYVESLSAYARQFLGQVDKPDVDFIEGLSPAVSIDQKSTSKNPRSTVGTITEIYDYMRLLWARVGRPHCPICGEEVTRQTPQQIVDQLLELPEGTRFQVLAPVVRGRKGEFVDLFKELGAKGFARARVDGEQIQLTDPPKLGKQYKHTIEVVVDRLVVKDGIRQRLTDSVETALGLAEGRVLADFVDLDAEDPGRVRAFSENLACPNEHPLAIDEIEPRSFSFNNPFGACPECTGIGTKLEVDEELVVPNPELSLNEGAIAPWSLGAATQEYWNHLLSGLADELGFSMDTPWEKLGKAVRETVLHGKDHKVVVQYRNRFGRERKYSTGFEGVVQYVHRKHGETESDFARDRYEEYMRQIPCPACNGARLNPASLSVLINGKSIAAVCAMPMRDCVEFLGSLELSPREAQIAAQVLKEIHARLTFLLDVGLDYLNLERPSGTLSGGEAQRIRLATQIGSGLVGVLYVLDEPSIGLHQRDNRRLIETLTRLRGLGNTLIVVEHDEDTIREADWIVDIGPGAGEHGGKVVHSGTYKELLANTESLTGDYLSGRKGIDVPAKRRPYDRKRELVVVGARENNLNNVTARFPLGVLTAVTGVSGSGKSTLVNEILYKVLANKLNGARQVAGRHKTVEGLEHLDKVVHVDQSPIGRTPRSNPATYTGVFDNIRKLFAETNEAKVRGYLPGRFSFNVKGGRCEACSGDGTLKIEMNFLPDVYVPCEVCHGARYNRETLEVHYKGKTIADVLNMPIEEGAEFFSAFTPIARHLNTLVDVGLGYVRLGQPATTLSGGEAQRVKLAAELQKRSNGRSIYVLDEPTTGLHFEDIRKLLLVLQGLVDKGNTVITIEHNLDVIKSADWIVDLGPNGGSGGGRIIATGTPEQVAATEGSFTGEFLAEILEGTPTK
- a CDS encoding GntR family transcriptional regulator → MSAFPGSWRPRADSSVPLFEQLRLRIVHLVDDGGLPPGQRLPAVRALATELDVAPHTVARAYKELEAAAIVETRGRNGTVVLPRDDRQKSLGDAASAYAEAARASGVSLAEAVRLLTAAYRDQA